DNA from Arthrobacter sp. SLBN-112:
ACGCGCTGCGCTTGTGGGACCTGGACCTCCAGGGCATCGAGCGGGTCGAGGTGGCCGCCCCGGCCAACGGGTCCCGGCCCCTGGTGCTCCTGGCCCCGGCGCCCGGGACCAAGGACAAACGACTGCGGGCCATTGCCGCGGGAGTGCCGGAGGACGCCTCCGTCGCGGTCTTTGATCCTCTGACGGGCAGTGTGGCACAGCTCCGGGGACGGACGTGGGTGCAGGAATCCGCCGTTGGCCACGATTACCGGGTCACCGGAGAGGGCTTCTGGCAGATCCACCGCGACGCGCCCGGGACACTTGTGGGCGCTGTCACAGAATTCCTGCGGGACGGTGACTTCCTGCACGCCGGGGCCGTGGTTGCCGACCTCTACGCCGGCGCCGGTCTCTTCACCGCTGTCCTGGCCGACGCCGTGGGGGAGACGGGGTCCGTGCTGTCGGTCGAGGGGGCGCCGGGAACCAGCCGCGACGCCCGGAAGAACCTGCATTCGGTACCGCAGGTGGAGGTGGTCCGGGGCCGCGTGGAACGGGTCCTGCGCCAGAAACCGCGGAATTTCGACGCCCTGGTCCTTGACCCGCCCCGGGCCGGAGCCGGAAAGGCCGTGGTGGGCCAGCTCGTTGCGTCCCAGCCCAGGGCGATTGCCTACGTGTCCTGCGACCCGGCGTCGTTTGCACGTGACCTCGGTTACTTCCGCCGCTCAGGGTGGGACCTGGCC
Protein-coding regions in this window:
- a CDS encoding class I SAM-dependent RNA methyltransferase, with the translated sequence MTTGTSANAPQAPEAAGHAGEEAVLDVGPVAHGGHCVARHGGRVVFVRHAIPGEKVRVRLTDAADDAKFWRADVIEVLEASPDRVEHFWRPADSPRAWSHGHPPVGGAEFGHMTLARQRSLKADVLAEQLTRLAGVGQLPPAWAGSVEAVGENHDGGSGLGWRTRASFSVTPGGRLGMHAHRSNHIIPVREMPLASDAINALRLWDLDLQGIERVEVAAPANGSRPLVLLAPAPGTKDKRLRAIAAGVPEDASVAVFDPLTGSVAQLRGRTWVQESAVGHDYRVTGEGFWQIHRDAPGTLVGAVTEFLRDGDFLHAGAVVADLYAGAGLFTAVLADAVGETGSVLSVEGAPGTSRDARKNLHSVPQVEVVRGRVERVLRQKPRNFDALVLDPPRAGAGKAVVGQLVASQPRAIAYVSCDPASFARDLGYFRRSGWDLAGLRAFDLYPHTHHLETVALLTPAP